In Pseudomonas nunensis, a single window of DNA contains:
- the mksE gene encoding Mks condensin complex protein MksE, producing MHLDLNELSQLAPIFRELFKGYHVSRRDPELYAQLSNFQDQYRTLFKALGFELVCDTRGFYYFVPDLAAAAVNKTAQRLALFTFILVEHLADQGRDPVAVLDGGSLGRDELPSLLEKYRDLFIQAEVQTVEELEEKIMRRMTQLGFAGEENGIYRFLPPMHRFLDVCLSVQQDRDLAASLHSVLPLPVPVLIDDDSDEKLLETDDPLDLSDFEEESEEDAMARAIAEEQETDA from the coding sequence TGTCCCAGCTGGCGCCGATCTTTCGCGAGCTGTTCAAGGGCTATCACGTCAGCCGCCGCGATCCGGAGCTGTACGCGCAACTGTCGAACTTCCAGGACCAGTACCGCACGCTGTTCAAGGCGCTGGGCTTTGAACTGGTCTGCGACACCCGTGGTTTCTACTACTTCGTGCCGGACCTCGCTGCGGCGGCGGTGAACAAGACTGCGCAACGTCTGGCGCTGTTCACTTTCATCCTCGTCGAGCACCTGGCCGACCAAGGCCGCGACCCAGTCGCCGTGCTCGACGGTGGCAGCCTTGGCCGCGATGAATTGCCATCGCTGCTGGAGAAGTACCGCGACCTGTTTATCCAGGCCGAAGTACAGACCGTCGAAGAACTCGAAGAAAAAATCATGCGCCGCATGACCCAACTCGGTTTTGCCGGCGAAGAAAACGGCATCTACCGTTTCCTGCCGCCGATGCACCGTTTCCTCGATGTCTGCCTGTCGGTCCAGCAGGACCGTGATCTGGCGGCCAGCCTGCACAGCGTCTTGCCATTGCCGGTTCCAGTGCTGATCGATGACGACAGCGACGAAAAACTCCTGGAAACCGATGACCCGCTCGACTTGAGCGACTTCGAAGAAGAAAGCGAAGAAGACGCCATGGCCCGCGCCATTGCCGAAGAACAGGAGACCGACGCATGA